The following proteins come from a genomic window of Candidatus Sysuiplasma jiujiangense:
- a CDS encoding bifunctional phosphoglucose/phosphomannose isomerase, with amino-acid sequence MNSTDIDSEETFRSIDRSGMIKSIISLPFQLEKGWEIGIGKPGISSLSNPRSFVISGMGGSAIGGDIFRDIAGQLTDFDVITNRNYSLPRNVGREALHIAISYSGNTEETVSSLKDAIGRKIPTVSISSGGEVERISAENGIMHYKIPGGQQPRAAVGFMLSCIIAIADRLSVYDFRPLMMDAIQSVRERIAAMSPEVPSEKNEAKTLAKWLSGFTPLVVTTPGVYSIGERMKTQFNENSKKFAWLMVLPELNHNDWIPLFEDPTVSNYRMVLLTEADMNPMMRRRIGVVTDLLRRRIEMKTFTCSGKNLIAGYLGTMAVGDMASYYLSVLEGRDPSPVAPIEELKREIASRPL; translated from the coding sequence ATGAACAGTACTGACATTGACTCGGAGGAGACATTCAGGTCAATTGACAGATCCGGCATGATCAAATCAATCATTTCGCTTCCTTTTCAGCTGGAGAAAGGCTGGGAGATAGGAATCGGCAAGCCTGGAATTTCATCATTGTCCAATCCAAGATCGTTCGTAATTTCCGGAATGGGCGGATCGGCAATAGGAGGGGACATTTTCAGAGACATTGCAGGGCAGCTCACAGATTTTGATGTGATTACCAACAGAAACTACTCGCTTCCAAGGAACGTCGGGAGAGAGGCACTGCACATCGCGATCAGTTATTCCGGCAATACGGAGGAAACAGTATCGTCGCTGAAGGATGCAATCGGGCGCAAAATTCCAACCGTTTCCATTTCTTCGGGTGGCGAGGTCGAGCGCATTTCAGCCGAAAACGGAATTATGCATTACAAAATTCCGGGAGGACAGCAGCCCCGGGCTGCTGTAGGCTTTATGCTGTCCTGCATTATTGCCATCGCCGACAGGCTTTCCGTTTATGATTTCAGGCCGCTGATGATGGATGCCATTCAGAGCGTCAGGGAGCGGATTGCGGCCATGTCTCCCGAAGTCCCGTCGGAAAAAAACGAGGCAAAGACACTCGCCAAATGGCTCTCCGGATTCACGCCCCTGGTGGTCACGACACCGGGAGTTTACTCGATTGGTGAAAGAATGAAGACACAGTTCAACGAGAATTCGAAGAAGTTTGCCTGGCTTATGGTTCTGCCAGAACTGAACCACAACGACTGGATTCCTCTTTTCGAGGATCCCACTGTGTCGAATTACAGGATGGTGCTCCTGACAGAAGCGGACATGAATCCGATGATGAGGAGGAGGATAGGAGTCGTTACTGATTTGCTAAGGAGGAGAATAGAGATGAAGACATTTACCTGCAGCGGAAAAAATCTTATTGCGGGTTATCTCGGCACAATGGCTGTCGGAGATATGGCAAGCTACTACCTTTCAGTGCTGGAGGGCAGGGATCCGTCTCCCGTTGCGCCTATCGAAGAACTGAAGCGTGAGATCGCGTCCAGACCGCTTTAA